The stretch of DNA TGCTGGGGGCGAACATTCTCCTGCTGTTTCCATCGACTGGCCGCAAGTCAGGGATTCCGGGCTTTCTCCTGCTGCCGGTCACCTTGGCCGCTTTAGGCTGGGTGTTTTTGCAGCCCACAGGCGATCTTGTTCGCGATATCCTGTTTTACATGGCTGCCGGGACGGCTGTCCTGGGTGGCCTGCTGATGACGACACAGCGGAATCCGGTCTATGCCGCCCTGTGGTTTGCCGTGGCCACGCTGGGAGTCTGTGGTCTATTTGTGATCAACTCGGCACCATTCCTGGCGGCTGTCACCATCATCGTCTATGCCGGTGCCATCGTCGTCACGTTCGTCTTCGTGATCATGCTGGCTCAGCAGGAGCAGGGATCAGGTTACGATCGCATTCCGCAACAACCTTTCCTCGCCACGGTTCTCGGCTGCCTGCTCGTGGGGACGATGCTCCTGGGGATCGAAAAAACCTTCGGGCCAGATTCTTCCAGACTTTCAGTCGATCGAACGGCACTTCACGTTTCTTCGCTGTCCGTTGAGAACGATCTCGGCTCGCCAGGTGGCGTGGGCCGGTCGCTCTTCACCGATTATCTGTTCGCAGTCGAACTCGCTGGAACAGTTCTACTCGTGGCTACCATTGGTGCCATTGCGATTGCACCTCGCCGTCCACAGGGGAGTTTATGAGTCCTGATCCTTCCCATTACCTTGTCGTGGGTGCCTTGCTCTTCGGCCTGGGTGCAATTGGCTTTCTCACACGCCGCAACCTGATCCTGATGATGCTCTCATCGGAAATGATGC from Planctopirus ephydatiae encodes:
- a CDS encoding NADH-quinone oxidoreductase subunit J family protein, translating into MNWVSENIALIGTLVLLGANILLLFPSTGRKSGIPGFLLLPVTLAALGWVFLQPTGDLVRDILFYMAAGTAVLGGLLMTTQRNPVYAALWFAVATLGVCGLFVINSAPFLAAVTIIVYAGAIVVTFVFVIMLAQQEQGSGYDRIPQQPFLATVLGCLLVGTMLLGIEKTFGPDSSRLSVDRTALHVSSLSVENDLGSPGGVGRSLFTDYLFAVELAGTVLLVATIGAIAIAPRRPQGSL